The following proteins come from a genomic window of Geomonas sp. RF6:
- a CDS encoding DMT family transporter, with amino-acid sequence MNLLWLPLTLLSALFLATSDALTKKALARHNDYLVMWLRLLPTVALALPLFFGERPYLSRDFITCVGLALPLEAVAFVLYIKALKLSPLNLTLPFLSLTPVFLLVVPAIVLKERISFIGGAGVLLVAAGSYLLNLQKGRHGVLAPLKAIREEKGSLFMIAVAVIYTFTSTLGKRAIALSSPLTFTEIYLPALALLITPLALYKGRRELSAITKDGAIRAAALPALCYALQAISHSYAIDIANVAYMIAVKRTSLLFGVLYGRVLFREEGRLFSTILMLIGVFLIVIGG; translated from the coding sequence ATGAACCTGCTATGGCTGCCACTTACACTCCTCTCCGCCCTTTTCCTCGCCACCAGTGACGCGCTGACGAAGAAAGCGCTGGCGCGGCACAACGACTATCTTGTCATGTGGCTGCGGCTGCTGCCGACGGTCGCCCTCGCCCTCCCCCTCTTTTTCGGCGAGCGCCCGTACCTTTCCCGCGACTTCATCACCTGCGTCGGACTCGCGCTCCCCCTGGAGGCGGTTGCCTTCGTCCTCTACATAAAGGCGCTGAAGCTCTCACCGCTCAACCTCACCCTCCCCTTCCTCTCTCTCACTCCGGTCTTTCTCCTTGTCGTCCCGGCGATCGTACTGAAGGAGCGCATCTCCTTCATCGGGGGAGCCGGGGTCCTTCTCGTCGCGGCGGGAAGCTATCTCCTCAACCTGCAAAAAGGGAGGCACGGCGTGCTCGCCCCCTTGAAGGCGATCAGGGAGGAAAAGGGCTCCCTTTTCATGATCGCCGTCGCCGTCATCTATACCTTCACCTCCACCCTCGGCAAGCGCGCCATCGCCCTCTCCTCCCCCCTTACCTTCACGGAAATCTACCTTCCCGCCCTCGCTCTCCTCATCACCCCCCTGGCCCTTTACAAAGGGAGAAGGGAACTTTCCGCCATCACCAAAGATGGCGCCATAAGGGCCGCCGCCCTCCCCGCACTCTGCTATGCCCTGCAGGCCATCAGCCACTCCTACGCCATCGACATCGCAAACGTCGCCTATATGATCGCCGTGAAGCGGACCAGCCTCCTCTTCGGCGTGCTGTACGGCAGGGTGCTCTTTCGCGAGGAGGGGCGCCTTTTCTCCACCATCCTCATGCTGATCGGGGTCTTCCTGATCGTTATCGGCGGATGA
- a CDS encoding PEP/pyruvate-binding domain-containing protein, which translates to MAALSLSTKGKTLEDLALLVRSWRALPVLRLTVAEVRNDLSAAVERIQRQMAESHLVVRSSASAEDNLATSNAGHFRSVLDVPRDDGDAIARALHAVIESYGECSESEELFVQPMLRQVSMSGVVFTADVDTLAPYYAINYDESGRTDSVTGGDTTCRSYIHFKGAPLPPEDPALRAVTLACSEIEALCGNTALDIEFAISAGELYILQVRPITRHGKDDLSALDLKDSLNKMHRKIEKLSAPHPNLLGEKTIFGVMPDWNPAEIIGLRPRQLALSLYKELVTDSVWAYQRDNYGYRNLRSHPLLVSFLGMPYIDVRVDFNSFIPKELDEQIARKLADYYLNKLDLCPELHDKVEFEIVHSCYYLNLPEKLQELESHGFNRNEIRRIEFALLDLTNGVLDASQGLYKADLAKIEELKKHHAAIHTSDLTPIEKIYWLVEYCKRYGTLPFAGVARAAFIAVQFLGSFVEAGVMTKEERGSFLASLNTVSKQLQTALCRLSAGTLTREEFFREFGHLRPGTYDILSPSYRENFDQYFSRMSESGCPHGAYSFTEEQKGQISQLLRENGIRADADGLLSFMVQAIEGREYAKLTFTRTLNDILGLIGELGTSYGVSRDDLSYLDVRTVLSLYSALDHRDLKEILLADIAVNRKLYGYTRAIKLPAVIRKASDVYGFHVEAETPNYITLGRVIAESARESEINGAEISGKVVFIRSADPGYDFLFSRKIAGLVTQFGGANSHMAIRCAELGIPAVIGAGEKNFTDWSRAGTLEIDCAGRQVRLIA; encoded by the coding sequence ATGGCGGCGCTGTCTCTGAGCACGAAGGGAAAGACCCTCGAAGACCTGGCCCTCCTGGTCCGCAGCTGGCGGGCCCTGCCGGTATTGCGCCTTACGGTGGCGGAGGTCAGAAACGACCTTTCCGCCGCGGTGGAGCGCATCCAGCGGCAGATGGCGGAGTCGCACCTCGTGGTGCGCTCCTCGGCGAGCGCCGAGGATAACCTCGCCACCTCCAACGCCGGTCACTTCCGCTCCGTCCTCGACGTCCCCCGTGACGACGGCGACGCCATCGCCCGGGCGCTGCATGCGGTCATCGAGTCGTACGGCGAGTGCTCCGAAAGCGAGGAGCTCTTCGTGCAGCCGATGCTGCGCCAGGTTTCCATGTCGGGGGTGGTCTTCACCGCCGACGTGGACACCCTCGCTCCCTACTACGCCATCAACTACGACGAGAGCGGCAGGACCGACTCCGTCACCGGCGGCGACACGACGTGCAGGAGCTACATCCACTTCAAGGGGGCACCGCTCCCGCCGGAGGACCCGGCGCTGCGCGCGGTGACCCTTGCCTGCTCGGAGATCGAGGCGCTGTGCGGCAACACGGCGCTCGACATCGAATTCGCCATCAGCGCAGGCGAGCTGTACATCCTGCAGGTGCGCCCCATCACCCGGCACGGCAAGGACGACCTCTCGGCCCTCGATCTCAAGGACTCCCTCAACAAGATGCACCGCAAGATCGAGAAGCTCTCCGCCCCCCACCCGAACCTGCTCGGAGAGAAGACGATCTTCGGAGTCATGCCCGACTGGAATCCGGCGGAGATCATCGGGCTGCGCCCCCGGCAGCTCGCGCTCTCCCTCTACAAGGAGCTCGTCACCGACAGCGTCTGGGCCTACCAGCGGGACAACTACGGCTACCGCAACCTGCGCAGCCACCCGCTCCTCGTCTCCTTCCTGGGGATGCCGTACATCGACGTCAGGGTCGACTTCAACTCCTTCATCCCCAAGGAGCTGGACGAGCAGATCGCCCGCAAGCTCGCGGACTACTACCTGAACAAGCTCGACCTCTGCCCCGAGTTGCACGACAAGGTGGAGTTCGAGATCGTGCACTCCTGCTACTACCTGAACCTTCCGGAAAAACTCCAGGAGCTGGAGAGCCACGGCTTCAACCGCAACGAGATCCGCCGCATCGAGTTCGCCCTCCTCGATCTCACCAACGGCGTCCTCGACGCGAGCCAGGGGCTGTACAAGGCGGACCTCGCGAAGATCGAGGAGCTGAAGAAGCACCACGCCGCGATCCACACCTCGGACCTCACCCCCATCGAGAAGATCTACTGGCTGGTGGAGTACTGCAAGAGATACGGCACCCTCCCCTTTGCCGGCGTCGCCCGGGCAGCCTTTATAGCGGTCCAGTTCCTCGGCTCCTTCGTGGAGGCCGGGGTCATGACGAAGGAAGAGCGGGGAAGCTTCCTCGCCTCCCTCAATACCGTCTCCAAGCAGCTGCAGACCGCCCTTTGCCGCCTCTCCGCCGGGACCCTCACCAGGGAGGAGTTTTTCCGGGAGTTCGGCCACCTGCGCCCGGGGACGTACGACATCCTCTCCCCGAGCTACCGCGAAAACTTCGACCAGTATTTCTCCAGGATGAGCGAGTCCGGCTGCCCCCACGGTGCCTACAGCTTCACGGAGGAGCAGAAGGGGCAGATCTCCCAGCTCCTGAGGGAAAACGGGATCCGCGCCGACGCCGACGGACTCCTCTCCTTTATGGTGCAGGCGATCGAGGGGAGGGAGTACGCGAAGCTCACCTTTACCCGTACCCTCAACGACATCCTCGGCCTCATCGGCGAGCTTGGTACGAGCTACGGCGTGAGCCGCGACGACCTCTCGTACCTCGACGTCAGGACGGTCCTCTCCCTTTACTCAGCGCTCGACCACAGGGACCTGAAGGAGATACTCCTCGCCGACATCGCGGTGAACCGCAAGCTCTACGGCTACACCCGGGCCATCAAGCTCCCCGCGGTGATCAGGAAGGCATCGGACGTCTACGGCTTCCACGTGGAGGCGGAGACGCCGAACTACATCACCCTCGGCAGGGTCATCGCCGAGTCGGCCCGCGAGTCGGAGATAAACGGCGCGGAGATCTCCGGCAAGGTCGTCTTCATCCGCTCTGCGGACCCCGGCTACGACTTCCTCTTCTCCAGAAAGATCGCCGGGCTGGTGACACAGTTCGGGGGGGCGAACTCCCACATGGCCATCCGCTGCGCCGAGCTCGGCATCCCCGCTGTGATCGGCGCCGGAGAAAAGAATTTCACCGACTGGTCCCGCGCCGGGACGCTGGAGATCGACTGCGCCGGAAGACAGGTGAGGCTCATCGCATGA
- a CDS encoding phosphocholine cytidylyltransferase family protein produces the protein MKGIILAAGRGSRMRELTNDRPKGMVEVAGKTLLQWQMAALKGAGINEIYIVRGYLGDAIPYSEPTYLENPRWESTNMVSSLLAASELLSADDCVVSYADIIYPAETVQRLMGGRGDIRITYDTQWLELWQKRFADPIDDAETFRLNANGTLAEIGQKARTVAEIEGQYMGLLYFSPQGWRRVVQTLQQLHEERVDRLDMTTMLRTVMAHTPVHAVPVDGGWFEFDGASDIDVFNEMGGYAWTR, from the coding sequence ATGAAGGGAATCATCCTCGCTGCCGGAAGGGGCAGCAGAATGCGGGAGCTCACCAACGACCGCCCCAAGGGAATGGTGGAGGTCGCGGGAAAGACCCTGCTGCAATGGCAGATGGCTGCCCTGAAAGGCGCCGGGATCAACGAGATCTACATCGTGAGGGGTTACCTGGGCGACGCCATCCCCTACTCCGAGCCGACCTACCTGGAGAATCCCCGCTGGGAGAGCACCAACATGGTCTCCTCCCTCCTTGCCGCCTCCGAGCTCCTCTCCGCCGACGACTGCGTGGTGAGCTACGCCGACATCATCTACCCCGCGGAGACGGTGCAGCGCCTCATGGGGGGCCGCGGCGACATCAGGATCACCTACGACACGCAGTGGCTGGAGCTCTGGCAGAAGCGCTTCGCAGACCCCATCGACGACGCGGAGACCTTCCGCCTGAACGCCAACGGCACGCTCGCGGAGATCGGCCAGAAGGCGCGCACCGTCGCCGAGATAGAGGGGCAGTACATGGGGCTTCTGTACTTCTCGCCGCAGGGGTGGCGCCGGGTCGTGCAGACCCTGCAGCAGCTCCATGAGGAGAGGGTCGATCGCCTCGACATGACCACCATGCTGCGCACCGTCATGGCGCACACGCCGGTGCACGCCGTCCCGGTCGATGGCGGCTGGTTCGAGTTCGACGGCGCCTCCGACATCGACGTCTTCAACGAGATGGGCGGGTACGCGTGGACAAGATAG
- a CDS encoding tetratricopeptide repeat protein, translating into MSQLVCRPTGGAVDHAAQMPKITVLVAVRNEEAHLRECLTGLMEQSISDAVEVIVIDRASQQSEWAIVAEMQRRYDNITAVRTGRIGVCAAWNLGAKIASGRYLMVLEATDRLKCDALELLAAALDENADAMLAYGDTCFTTIPHESFERHTSFGKMIWPDYTVQQLSQISLVAPHPMWRRDVHDTIGWFKSEDEDAPLRNLMLQVVRRFRMLHVDRFTGLKLVASDSRLSPVAESTSIPLPETQPSQPVQAPAAEATPEEAYASIEKALQEGNEEGALQGLRRLVARYPDHATAHNDLAALSYGMGNVADAVEHYEAAVRLAPQESVFQKNLADIYFVEAGRTDEAIAIYLKLLQDSPRDVETLLNLGIISEAISHPAEAESFYQRGLEIEPWNQVLRERVTALRTLEPKVEQSAEERYAAAQVLVADGAFAEAHDALENLVAVFPDFALAHNDLAVLSYQSGEKEKALAHYRKAAELAPENSVFQKNLADFYFVEGDNPDGAIAIYLAELRKEPRNVETLMSLGKICEMLQREEEARCFYDRVLQLEPWNMEARESLKLVA; encoded by the coding sequence ATGAGCCAGCTCGTTTGCCGCCCCACTGGCGGAGCAGTCGACCATGCCGCACAAATGCCGAAGATCACCGTCCTCGTCGCAGTAAGGAACGAAGAGGCGCACCTGAGGGAGTGCCTTACTGGGCTCATGGAGCAGAGTATCTCCGACGCCGTCGAGGTCATCGTGATCGACCGGGCGTCCCAGCAGTCGGAATGGGCCATCGTCGCGGAGATGCAGAGACGCTACGACAACATAACCGCCGTACGGACCGGCCGGATCGGGGTCTGCGCCGCCTGGAACCTGGGGGCGAAGATCGCTTCCGGCCGCTACCTCATGGTGCTCGAAGCAACGGACCGGCTCAAGTGCGACGCACTGGAGCTGCTGGCCGCCGCGCTCGACGAGAACGCCGACGCCATGCTCGCCTACGGTGACACCTGCTTTACCACCATCCCCCACGAGAGCTTCGAGCGGCACACCAGCTTCGGCAAGATGATCTGGCCGGACTACACGGTGCAGCAGCTCAGCCAGATATCCCTTGTCGCCCCGCACCCCATGTGGCGCCGCGACGTGCACGACACGATCGGCTGGTTCAAGTCCGAAGACGAAGATGCGCCGCTGCGTAACCTCATGCTGCAGGTCGTTCGCCGCTTCCGCATGCTGCATGTCGACCGTTTCACCGGGCTGAAGCTCGTCGCTTCCGACAGCAGACTCAGCCCCGTCGCTGAAAGCACATCGATCCCCCTCCCGGAAACGCAACCTTCTCAGCCGGTGCAGGCACCCGCTGCCGAAGCCACGCCGGAGGAGGCATATGCCTCCATAGAGAAGGCGCTCCAGGAAGGGAACGAGGAGGGGGCGCTGCAGGGGCTGCGCCGTCTGGTGGCACGCTATCCTGACCACGCCACCGCCCACAATGACCTCGCCGCCCTCAGCTACGGGATGGGGAATGTTGCCGACGCGGTGGAGCATTACGAAGCCGCCGTGCGACTCGCCCCGCAGGAGAGCGTCTTCCAGAAAAACCTGGCCGATATCTACTTTGTGGAAGCTGGCAGGACCGACGAGGCGATCGCGATCTACCTCAAGCTCCTGCAGGACTCCCCCCGCGACGTGGAGACGCTTCTCAACCTCGGCATCATCAGCGAGGCGATCAGCCACCCCGCAGAGGCGGAAAGTTTCTACCAGAGGGGGCTGGAGATCGAGCCGTGGAACCAGGTGCTGCGCGAGCGCGTCACGGCGCTGCGGACGCTCGAACCGAAGGTCGAGCAGAGCGCAGAGGAGCGCTACGCGGCGGCACAGGTGCTGGTCGCCGATGGCGCCTTCGCAGAGGCGCATGACGCCCTGGAAAATCTCGTTGCGGTATTTCCCGACTTCGCCCTCGCCCACAACGATCTCGCGGTACTGAGCTACCAGAGCGGCGAGAAGGAGAAGGCGCTGGCCCACTACAGAAAGGCTGCTGAGCTTGCCCCGGAAAACAGCGTTTTCCAGAAAAACCTCGCCGACTTCTACTTCGTGGAGGGGGACAACCCGGACGGAGCCATCGCCATCTATCTCGCGGAGCTGCGCAAGGAGCCGAGGAACGTCGAGACGCTCATGAGCCTCGGCAAGATCTGCGAAATGCTGCAAAGGGAAGAAGAAGCCCGCTGCTTCTACGACAGGGTTCTGCAACTGGAGCCGTGGAACATGGAGGCTCGGGAGAGCCTGAAGCTGGTGGCGTAA
- a CDS encoding class I SAM-dependent methyltransferase encodes MKDLVEKHWDYSLHAKYYEYRPNYNPRAIDLLAQYVGSTGSADFVVADLGAGTGNLTIMLLERGVSVVAVEPNDQMRGFGIERTAESSQVKWVKANGTETGIADATANWVTFGSSFNVMDRTLALKEAHRILKPGGYFSCMWNHRNLHDPIQEQAENIIVSFVPDYDRGVRREDQRPVLEEHEHLFGEILYLESDFVVPRTIDQYISAWRSVKNKYWDFATEEGAALFGKITEAMRKELPAEFTIRYTTRAWTAQRVG; translated from the coding sequence ATGAAAGATCTCGTCGAAAAGCACTGGGACTACTCCCTCCACGCGAAGTACTACGAATACCGCCCCAACTACAACCCGAGAGCGATCGACCTGCTGGCCCAGTACGTCGGCAGCACCGGCTCCGCCGACTTTGTCGTGGCGGACCTCGGAGCCGGCACCGGGAACCTCACGATCATGCTCCTGGAGCGCGGCGTTTCCGTGGTCGCAGTGGAGCCGAACGACCAGATGCGCGGCTTCGGGATCGAGCGCACCGCGGAGTCGAGCCAGGTGAAGTGGGTGAAGGCGAACGGCACCGAGACGGGGATCGCCGACGCCACCGCCAACTGGGTCACCTTCGGCAGCAGCTTCAACGTCATGGACCGCACCCTGGCGCTCAAGGAGGCGCACCGCATCCTCAAGCCCGGCGGCTACTTCTCCTGCATGTGGAACCACAGGAACCTGCACGACCCGATCCAGGAGCAGGCGGAAAACATCATCGTGAGCTTCGTCCCCGACTACGACCGCGGCGTGCGCCGCGAGGACCAGCGCCCGGTACTGGAGGAGCACGAGCACCTCTTCGGCGAGATACTCTACCTCGAGTCGGACTTCGTGGTCCCGCGCACCATCGACCAGTACATCAGCGCCTGGAGAAGCGTGAAGAACAAGTACTGGGACTTCGCTACCGAGGAGGGCGCCGCGCTTTTCGGGAAGATCACCGAAGCGATGCGCAAGGAGCTCCCGGCCGAGTTCACCATCCGCTACACCACCAGGGCTTGGACCGCGCAGCGGGTGGGGTAA
- a CDS encoding gamma-glutamyl-gamma-aminobutyrate hydrolase family protein (Members of this family of hydrolases with an active site Cys residue belong to MEROPS family C26.) → MKKIALTQRLVEVAEYPETRDALDLRWGPLCHELGVLPVILPTGYDFLPYFEKIGIDGVVLTGGNDLSCCSGSPLSARRDDFEKRLLACAIERGVPVVGICRGMQLIGDYFGASLQRVAGHTGGARHGLTVDEESRYGGLLRELGPVNSYHSYALTDVPEPLLVVARSEDGVVEAVQHRELPVFGQMWHSEREGAAQPAELALLTAALRLEGV, encoded by the coding sequence ATGAAAAAGATCGCCCTGACCCAGCGGCTGGTGGAGGTAGCGGAATATCCTGAGACGCGCGACGCCCTCGACCTGCGCTGGGGGCCGCTCTGCCACGAGCTCGGAGTCCTGCCGGTAATACTTCCCACCGGGTACGACTTCCTCCCCTACTTCGAGAAGATCGGCATAGACGGCGTGGTGCTTACCGGAGGAAACGACCTCTCCTGCTGCTCCGGGTCGCCCCTCTCCGCCCGCAGGGACGATTTCGAGAAGAGGCTCCTCGCCTGCGCCATCGAGCGCGGCGTCCCCGTCGTGGGGATCTGCCGCGGCATGCAGCTCATCGGGGACTACTTCGGAGCCTCGCTCCAGCGGGTGGCAGGCCATACCGGCGGCGCCCGCCACGGCCTCACGGTGGATGAAGAGTCGCGCTACGGGGGTCTCCTGCGAGAGCTCGGCCCGGTCAACTCGTACCACTCGTACGCGCTTACCGACGTGCCGGAGCCGCTCCTTGTGGTGGCAAGGAGCGAGGACGGGGTAGTGGAGGCGGTTCAGCACCGCGAGCTGCCGGTTTTTGGACAGATGTGGCACAGCGAAAGGGAGGGGGCGGCCCAACCCGCCGAACTCGCCCTACTCACCGCAGCCCTCAGGCTGGAAGGAGTGTAA
- a CDS encoding adenylyl-sulfate kinase, protein MQSGTLYWITGLSGAGKTTIGKALYQELKTTRQHVVFLDGDVLRTVFGDLHGHTVEDRKKLAHSYANLCKMLTEQGIDVVCSTISLFREVHEFNRANIGKYLEIFVDCDFDELVRRDQKGIYSRALRGELKDIIGIDLPYDRPANCDLVIDNTLRDNLARKIEAILNLKERQP, encoded by the coding sequence ATGCAGAGCGGAACCCTCTACTGGATCACCGGCCTCTCCGGAGCCGGGAAAACCACCATCGGCAAAGCGCTGTACCAGGAGTTGAAAACCACGAGGCAGCATGTGGTCTTCCTCGACGGCGACGTGCTGCGCACCGTCTTTGGCGACCTGCACGGGCACACGGTGGAGGACAGGAAAAAGCTCGCCCACAGCTACGCGAACCTCTGCAAGATGCTGACGGAGCAGGGGATCGACGTCGTCTGCTCCACCATCTCCCTCTTCAGGGAGGTGCACGAGTTCAACCGCGCGAACATCGGGAAGTACCTGGAGATCTTCGTCGACTGCGACTTCGACGAGTTGGTCAGAAGGGACCAGAAGGGGATCTACTCGAGGGCGCTGCGGGGAGAGCTGAAGGACATCATCGGCATCGACCTGCCATACGACAGGCCCGCCAACTGCGATCTCGTCATCGACAACACCCTCCGCGACAATCTCGCCCGGAAAATAGAGGCCATATTAAACCTAAAGGAAAGGCAACCATGA
- a CDS encoding CDP-glycerol glycerophosphotransferase family protein, producing the protein MDKIAFIIHTKEMYHHYANVFRMLNPNELDVVLFDHLLGDAEFMGKLSGINTVPLSSVHGAYKYRYLVSNHYMDMNGGTSLIKRIGECNIRFMYGLGDAKWNYADWNALYDYILCFGPYQAERLDFTGGVKLQMGYPRYDAYFQEKPEREPLQRKFGCNPGKKTIVWLPTRGKLSSVPIYLSAMSALTDRFNIVLKPHPLDLEEGSGIAASLRGAGLTHLIDYMVDNTELYQAADYILADYGGIIFSALYLDKNLLLLNVPGAESDPNIGGSNSEDIVIRGFLRSVDPGERDRIGEILSDEREWQMQKIKRGSLRKIFFASYDGCSAAVAASTLNAIRQIENKKGLFARSNG; encoded by the coding sequence GTGGACAAGATAGCGTTCATCATCCACACGAAGGAGATGTACCACCACTACGCCAACGTGTTCCGGATGCTGAACCCCAACGAGCTCGACGTGGTCCTCTTCGACCACCTCCTCGGCGACGCCGAGTTCATGGGGAAGCTCTCCGGGATCAACACGGTCCCCCTCTCCTCGGTGCACGGCGCCTACAAGTACCGTTACCTCGTCTCCAACCACTATATGGACATGAACGGCGGCACGAGCCTCATCAAGCGGATCGGCGAGTGCAACATCAGGTTCATGTACGGCCTTGGCGACGCGAAGTGGAACTACGCCGACTGGAACGCGCTGTACGACTACATCCTCTGCTTCGGCCCCTACCAGGCGGAGCGGCTCGACTTCACCGGCGGGGTGAAGCTCCAGATGGGATACCCCCGCTACGACGCCTACTTTCAGGAAAAACCGGAGAGGGAGCCGCTGCAGCGAAAGTTCGGCTGCAACCCCGGGAAGAAGACGATCGTGTGGCTCCCCACGCGGGGGAAGCTCTCCTCCGTCCCGATCTACCTCTCAGCCATGAGCGCGCTTACGGACCGCTTCAACATAGTCCTGAAGCCCCACCCGCTCGACCTGGAAGAAGGGAGCGGGATCGCGGCGTCCCTCCGGGGCGCCGGGCTCACCCACCTCATCGACTACATGGTGGACAACACGGAGCTGTACCAGGCCGCCGACTACATCCTTGCCGACTACGGCGGGATCATCTTCTCCGCACTGTACCTGGACAAGAACCTGCTCCTCCTGAACGTACCCGGCGCGGAAAGCGACCCCAACATCGGGGGGAGCAACTCCGAGGACATCGTCATCAGGGGATTCCTGCGCAGCGTCGACCCCGGCGAGCGGGACCGGATTGGTGAGATCCTCTCCGACGAGAGGGAGTGGCAGATGCAGAAGATAAAGCGCGGCAGCCTACGCAAGATCTTTTTCGCCTCCTACGACGGCTGCTCCGCGGCGGTGGCGGCGTCCACCCTGAACGCCATCAGGCAGATCGAAAACAAGAAAGGGCTGTTTGCGCGTAGCAACGGCTGA
- a CDS encoding cytidylate kinase-like family protein: MAGRVLIPSIEKRLEAILEGRRRTLREYDAKQDFMHPAITLTREFGCEGYPVAEKVQALLEAKTGMPWAVMDKALLEAVARNHDLNEELLSNISSKNRFLDDMFSTFSPRWKSDKDYYRLLCRQITLLAQKGNVILVGRGAAILTQNMENCYHFRIVAPMAFKVKSITRRCDVSTEEAYEMIETKQRRRDAFIRDFLGRDLGDPTLYHLIFNNARNSADRIAEIIAGYVG; encoded by the coding sequence ATGGCTGGGAGAGTATTGATCCCGTCCATCGAGAAGAGACTGGAGGCTATCCTTGAGGGACGGCGCAGAACCCTGAGGGAGTACGACGCGAAGCAGGACTTCATGCACCCGGCCATTACCCTCACCAGGGAGTTCGGCTGTGAAGGGTATCCTGTCGCGGAGAAGGTGCAGGCTCTTCTCGAAGCAAAGACGGGGATGCCTTGGGCGGTGATGGACAAGGCCCTCCTGGAGGCGGTGGCCCGCAACCACGACCTCAATGAGGAGCTCCTGAGCAATATCAGCAGCAAGAACCGTTTTTTAGACGACATGTTCTCCACCTTTTCGCCGCGCTGGAAGAGCGACAAGGATTACTACAGGCTCCTTTGCCGCCAGATAACTCTCCTGGCCCAAAAGGGGAACGTGATCCTTGTCGGGCGCGGCGCCGCCATCCTTACCCAAAACATGGAAAACTGCTACCATTTCCGAATTGTCGCCCCGATGGCCTTCAAGGTGAAGTCCATTACCAGGAGGTGCGACGTCTCGACCGAGGAGGCGTACGAAATGATCGAGACAAAGCAGCGGCGGCGCGATGCCTTCATACGGGATTTCCTGGGACGGGACCTTGGGGACCCGACTCTGTACCACCTGATCTTCAACAATGCCAGAAACAGCGCTGACAGGATCGCGGAGATAATCGCCGGATACGTGGGGTAG
- a CDS encoding tetratricopeptide repeat protein, whose product MAYDAFSTTDGLFSSIITSPDQQAQLANSAATSGLNYYKDKKYDRAVTAFQRAIALDPQSTQSYNFLANTYLAQKKTTEAIKTYKTSLAIDPSQDKTHVNLANIYLQNKQYKEAEKEFKEAIKLNPTDTVAPYTLGQAYQQQGKYAEAEAQFKKVIKMAPNDPNPYYALGMTLNKEKKYEEAVKQLTQAIRIRPKMASAHLELGTAYAALGDTTKANKEVDILTGIDPAQGYLLKKSIAQPRMLVTGSEIDWASGLGPNTQLYALDPTLITPGKSAEFTMTFYFDSKMDQASVQDPNNWTMNKASGGVAGYYNNTLAIAPTEAYIPQNPTRVVYDPTGQQATVTFMISQNAEGNATIDPSHMVFKFSGKDIKGRSMDPTGDEYDGYAQAFF is encoded by the coding sequence ATGGCTTACGATGCATTTTCCACAACGGACGGTCTTTTCTCCTCTATCATCACCTCGCCCGACCAGCAGGCGCAGTTGGCGAACAGCGCCGCCACCAGCGGCCTGAACTATTACAAGGACAAGAAGTACGACCGTGCCGTCACTGCATTTCAGCGCGCCATCGCGCTCGATCCGCAGTCGACGCAGTCGTACAACTTCCTGGCCAACACCTACCTCGCGCAGAAGAAGACGACCGAGGCCATCAAGACCTACAAGACCTCCCTCGCCATCGATCCGAGCCAGGACAAGACCCACGTCAACCTGGCAAACATCTACTTGCAGAACAAGCAGTACAAAGAGGCGGAGAAGGAGTTCAAGGAGGCGATCAAGCTGAACCCGACCGACACGGTCGCGCCCTACACCCTCGGCCAGGCCTACCAGCAGCAGGGAAAATATGCAGAGGCGGAGGCGCAGTTCAAGAAGGTCATCAAGATGGCGCCGAACGACCCGAACCCCTACTACGCCCTCGGCATGACGCTTAACAAGGAGAAGAAGTACGAGGAGGCCGTAAAGCAGCTCACCCAGGCCATCAGGATCCGTCCGAAGATGGCGTCGGCCCACCTCGAGCTCGGCACAGCGTACGCTGCGCTCGGCGACACCACCAAGGCGAACAAGGAGGTCGATATCCTCACAGGGATCGACCCCGCGCAGGGGTATCTCCTCAAGAAATCGATCGCGCAGCCGAGGATGCTGGTCACCGGCAGCGAGATCGACTGGGCCAGCGGCCTCGGCCCCAACACCCAGCTCTATGCGCTCGACCCAACCCTCATCACGCCGGGAAAGTCCGCAGAATTCACCATGACCTTCTACTTCGACAGCAAGATGGACCAGGCCTCCGTGCAGGACCCGAACAACTGGACCATGAACAAGGCGTCGGGAGGGGTGGCGGGGTACTACAACAACACGCTGGCCATCGCACCGACCGAAGCCTACATCCCTCAGAACCCCACCCGGGTGGTGTACGACCCCACGGGTCAACAGGCGACGGTGACCTTCATGATCAGCCAGAACGCCGAAGGCAACGCCACCATCGACCCGTCCCACATGGTCTTCAAGTTCTCCGGAAAGGACATCAAAGGAAGGAGCATGGATCCCACCGGGGACGAGTACGACGGCTACGCGCAGGCGTTCTTCTAA